The following are encoded in a window of Impatiens glandulifera chromosome 5, dImpGla2.1, whole genome shotgun sequence genomic DNA:
- the LOC124940263 gene encoding uncharacterized protein LOC124940263, whose translation MSQIGSERTAKMNYDPRRFLNPHHASRKRKERESVLQIKPLAPSGSKLAGVGVESGDCSNRILAGYMAHEFLTNGTLLGQKWDPARAEAVPLSSRGLAQKLRENRQSYADVARLLKGGETQVAGVVNPTQLARWIQM comes from the coding sequence ATGTCTCAAATCGGGAGCGAACGAACGGCCAAGATGAATTACGACCCACGCCGATTCTTGAACCCTCATCATGCCTCACGAAAGCGTAAAGAAAGAGAATCTGTTTTACAGATCAAGCCGTTGGCTCCATCCGGGTCTAAATTAGCTGGTGTTGGTGTTGAGTCGGGTGATTGTTCTAATCGGATCCTAGCCGGGTACATGGCTCATGAGTTCTTAACAAATGGTACTCTTCTCGGGCAGAAATGGGACCCAGCTCGTGCTGAAGCTGTTCCTTTGTCAAGTCGCGGCTTGGCTCAGAAGCTGCGTGAAAATCGACAAAGCTATGCTGACGTGGCAAGGCTGTTGAAGGGCGGAGAGACCCAAGTTGCTGGGGTTGTTAATCCCACGCAGCTGGCTCGATGGATTCAGATGTGA
- the LOC124940092 gene encoding peroxisomal membrane protein PMP22, translating into MSDIVKEGWRKYLIQLQINPLRTKAITAGCLIGCSDIIAQKISGIKRLQLKRLILLMLYGLVYSGPFGHFYHKLMDLIFKGKKGNSTVVKKVLLEQLTSSPWNNILFMTYFGLIVEGRSWGLVKNKVRNDYPSIQLTAWKFWPIVGWINYQYMPLQLRVLFQSVVGSCWAIFLNLRARSITVKKA; encoded by the exons ATGTCTGATATAGTGAAAGAAGGATGGAGGAAATATCTAATCCAACTCCAAATCAACCCACTCAGGACCAAG GCAATTACGGCTGGGTGTTTAATCGGATGTAGCGATATAATTGCTCAGAAGATTTCTGGAATCAAAAGACTCCAACTAAAAAGACTCATTCTTCTTATG CTCTATGGTTTGGTCTATTCAGGACCTTTTGGCCATTTCTATCACAAGTTGATGGATTTGATTTTCAAAGGGAAGAAGGGTAACTCAACTGTTGTAAAGAAG GTTTTGTTAGAACAATTAACTTCTTCTCCTTGGAACAATATACTGTTCATGACATACTTTGGCCTGATTGTTGAAg GACGGTCTTGGGGACTGGTGAAGAACAAGGTTCGCAATGACTATCCATCAATTCAATTGACTGCCTGGAAG TTTTGGCCGATTGTTGGGTGGATCAATTATCAATACATGCCTTTACAGTTGCGAGTGCTGTTTCAGAGTGTTGTTGGTTCATGCTG GGCAATCTTTCTTAATTTGAGAGCAAGATCCATCACTGTCAAGAAGGCCTAG